Within Microbacterium oryzae, the genomic segment GGGTGATCGTGACCAACGTCGGCCGCGGCACCGTGATCGATGAGAAGGCGCTCCTGGCTGCGCTCGACGACGGGCGCGTCGCGTTCGCCGCCCTCGACGTGTTCGAGGTGGAGCCGCTTCCCGATGCGAGCGCGCTCTGGGACCACCCGCGCGTGCTGGTGAGCCCGCACACGGCGGCGCTCTCCACGCAGGAGGACGCGCGGATCGTGCGGCTGTTCCTCGACAACCTGCGCCGGTTCCTCGACGGCGAGCCGCTGCGCAACGTCGTCGACACCGTCGAGTTCTACTGAGCAGGCCGCGAGAAGGAGCATCATGCCCGCCACCCCCGACCGCGATCCCGCCCCCGCCGTCACCCGAGCGCTGCGGGTCCTCACCGCGCTGGCCGAATCGGGCGGCGCCCCGATGACCCTCAGCGAGCTCGCCCGCGCGGTCGGCATCGCGAAGTCCTCCGCGGCCAACCTCTGCTCCGCCCTCGAGGAGGGCGGGATGATCGAGCGCGATGCGCGCGGCTACCGACTGGGCAGGCGCACGGCCGAGCTGGGCGGCGCATTCGCCCTGCAGTTCAATCAGGTGCGCGAGTTCTTCGCGGTGTGCGCGGCGTCCGAGGTGCTGCGCGGCGAGGTCGTCCAGATCGCCATGCTCGACGGCGCGGAGGCGCTCTATCTCGCGCGCCACGAGGGGCGCGCGCCGCACCGTCTCGGCACGCCGCTCGGATCGCGCATCCCCGCCGCCCAGAGCGCGACCGGGCGCGCGCTGCTCATGGGGATCGACGACCGCGAGATCGCCGACCTGCTCCCGGCGGAGGCGTTCGCCCCCGTCACCGAGCACAGCGTCACCGGGCTCGCCGAGCTCACGGCCGTGCTCGCGGTTGCGCGCGACCGCGGATACGCCGTGGACGAGAACAGCTCCTTCGTCGGCCTCACCGGCGTCGCGGTGCCGCTCGCGCCGTGGAACCCGAGCGATCCTCCGCTCGCGATGGGCGCCGCCCTGCCGTCACGGACCGCCTCCGCCGAGCGCGTCGCCCAAGTGGGCGAGGCCCTGCTGCAGGCGGCGGCGCTGCTGACGAACCCGCTCGCCGCGCGCGCCTGAGCGGGAGTGTTCAACCTGTTGCACACCGTTCCAAGCATGGTACGGTAGCTTCGGCTCGTCATCCGACGGGCGTCTCATCGAAGGAGATGACGTGAGCACGGTCACGAACCCGACGAGCTTCCAGGACGACCCGGAGTACGCCGCGAACCTGCGGCGCGCGACACTGGCCTCCAGTGTCGGCAGCGCGCTGGAGTACTTCGACTTCGCCCTCTACGGTCTGATGACCGCGCTGGTCTTCAACCGCCTGTTCTTCAACCCGGATGATCCGGCCATCGGACTCATCGGGGCGTTCGCGGTCTACGGCGTGGGCTTCGTGGCGCGCCCGTTCGGCGGCTTCTTCTTCGGCACCATCGGCGACCGTCTCGGTCGCAAGTGGGTGCTCGTCGTGACCATCCTCCTCATGGGCGGCGCCTCGACCGCGATCGGACTGCTCCCCACCTATGACGTCGTGGGCGCGTGGGCGGCGGTCCTCCTCGTCGTCATGCGCCTGCTGCAGGGCTTCGGCGCGGGCGCCGAGCAGGCGGGAGCGACGGTCCTCATGGCCGAGTACGCGCCCGTCCGCCGGCGCGGCTTCTTCTCCGCGCTGCCGTTCATCGGGATCCAGGCCGGCACCCTGCTCGCGGCGGTCGTCTTCTCCGCGCTCTCGCTGATGCCGGAGGACGCGTTCCTCGCGTGGGGCTGGCGCCTGCCGTTCCTGTCCTCGTTCCTGCTGATCCTCATCGCCCTGTTCATCCGCCTGCGGCTGCGCGAGACGCCGACCTTCATCGAGCTCGAGAAGCACGAGCAGGTCGCGTCGCACCCGTTCCGCGAGATCTTCTCGAGCGGCATGCCCGGCGTGATCGCGGGCATCGGCCTTCGGATGGCCGAGAACGGCGGGTCGTACATCTTCCAGAACGTGTCGCTCGCCTTCGTCGCCGGCACCTTCATCGCAAACCCGGTCGACCGCGGCATCGCGACCTGGGGCGTGACGCTCGGCTCGCTCATCGGCATCTTCTCGGTGCCGCTGACGGGCGCGATCTCCGACCGCGTCGGCCGCCGCCCGGTCTACCGCTTCGGCGCCGTGTTCATGCTCCTGTTCGCCTTCCCCGCGTGGTGGATGCTCTCCCTGGGCAACCCCGTCCTGACGATCGCCGTCATCGCCATCGGCCTCGGCGTCGCCGTCAACTCGATGCTCGGCCCCCAGTGCGCGCTGCTGCCGGAGATGTTCGGCAACCGCCACCGCTACCTGGGCGTCGCGATGGCGCGCGAGATCTCGGCGGTGCTCGCGGGCGGACTCGCGGGCGTGCTCGGCACCTGGCTGCTCACCCTCACCGACGGCAACTGGGTCGTCATGGGCCTGTACCTCGCGACGCTGGCGGCGATCACCACGGCCTCCACATTCCTCATCCCGGAGACGCGCAGCCGCGACCTGCTCCGCACCGAGGACGCCCTGCGCCTGTCCACGAACGAGAAGGACACCGGCCTCGTGTCGGTCGTCGTGGCGGACGGCCGATGAGGCTCGCGCGCATCGCCACCGCCGACGGGCCCCGGTTCGCCACGTCGGTCGAGGGCGGCTGGCAGCCGGTCGCCGACCCTTTCACGGCGTTCGCGGCGGGCTCGCCTCCCGCGGTGCTCGGCGCGCCCGTGGCCGATGCGGAGCTCCTCGCGCCCACAGCACCCGCCGTCATCGTGGGCATCGGGCAGCCGGCCTCCCCAGGCGGCCGCATCGTCGCGTGGCTGAAGAGCCCCCGCTCGGTCGTCGCGAGCGGCGTCGACGTCATCGCGCGTCGCGACGCGGGGCGGGTCGTGGTCGAGGGCGAGGTGGCTCTGGTGATCGGCCGCGACACCGCCGGCCTCACCGTCGACAACGCCGCGGAGTACGTGCTCGGCGTGACGGCGGTGAACGACGTCTCCAGCCCCGACCGCGAGGACCCGAAGAACTTCGAGGTGAAGGGCGGGCGCGGCTACACGCCCCTCGGCCCGTGGATCGAGACCGAGTTCGATCTGGATCGCGTGGACATGTCGGTGCGCATCGACGGCGTCGAGCGCGTGCGCACCGGCTCCCATGAGCTCGCCGCATCCGCGGCGGAGTGCCTCGCCTACGTGACCCACTGGGTCGAGCTGGGGCCGGGCGACATCGTGATGACGGGCGCGCCGCGGTCCGCCTTCGCCATCGAGCCGGAAGCGCTCGTCGAGATCGACGTCGCCGGCGTCCCCCTCCGCACCCGCTTCCGCTGACCATCCGCCGCACCGCCGCCATCCGCCCGTGATCTGCGGGAGGATGGCGGCATGCGCATCTCCTTCCCCGCCGCCCCCGCTCCTCGGCACTGGCGCGAGATCGCCGACCTGCGCGTCGAGCGCGGGCGCCGGCTCGACGCGCGGATTCCCGCCTGGCTGCTCGACTCGCCCGTGAGCGCGGTCGGCTACGGGTGGGGCACGACGATCGGATGGCTGTGGGGCGCCCTCTGGAGCCGCGGTCGCGTCGAGCGGCGCGAGGGTCTCGTCGTCTTCCGCGGCCTGCCGTCGTGGGCCTTCCCGCGCGGCGGCGTCTGCGTCGGCGGCTGCTTCCTCACCGGAGACCGCGCGGTGTCGACCCGGCTGCTGCAGCACGAGGCCGTGCACAAGCGGCAGTGGCGGCGCTATGGATTCCTCATGCCGCTGCTGTACCTGCTGGCAGGGCGCGACCCGCTGCGGAACCGGTTCGAGATCGAGGCGGGCCTCGAGGCGGGCGGCTACGTCAGCGGATGAGGCCGGCGAACGCGTCGGGCACGTGGATGGCCTCGGCCGGTGTCCCGAGGACGCCGGTCAGGTGCTCGACGATGTCGGCGGTGCCGAGGAAGCCGCCCAGCAGCGCGACGCGTGTGGCGTCGTCGCCGACGCACATCATCTCGTCGGCCCATGCGGTGACCGCGCGCGAGAGCGCCTGACCGGGAGCGCACGCACGACCGGTGCCGGGGGCGCCACTGCGACGGGAGCGGTCGAGCCACGTGACGACCATGCGCGCGGGCGCGGTGACCGTGCCGATCCAGGAGGCGTCGGGCACCTCGATGAAGATGCGGCCGGTCGAGCAGATCGGCAGCGTCGCGACGAGCGTCTCGAGATCGACGAGCGAGTGCTCGTCGGCCGTGATGAGGTGCTGCACCCGCGTGTGGCGCGAGGCGCGGCAGACGCGGTCGCCGTGCTGCGGGGTGATCTCGGTGCTCTCCATGACGCACCCAGTCTACACCCGGCGAAGGGTTGCCTTACCTCAGCGGATCAGGCGGCGGGCTTGCGCGGCGGCACCGGGTAGCGGCCGGCGATGGTGATGCGGTTGAACGCGTTGATCGACACGCTGAGCCAGCTCACACCGACGTACTCCTTCTCCGTGAGCACGCCGCCGACCCGCTCGTACACCTCGTCGGAGATGCCCTCCCGGTGGATGAAGGTGTGCGCCTCGGCGAGTTCGAGAGCCGCGCGCTCCCGGTCGGTGAACACCCCCGAATCGCGCCAGGCGGAGACCTGAGTGATCTCGTCGGCGGTGAGCCCGGCGGCGAGCGCGCGATCGGTGTGGATGCGCAGGCAGTACGCGCAGCGATTGAGCTGCGAGCAGTGCAGCATGACGAGCTCCTTGAGCCGGTCGTCGATGCCGTAGTCCGCCGCAATGCGTCCCACCGTCTGCGAGAACGCCTCCAGCGCCCGGTACGCCTCGATCGCCGACTTGGACAGATGCACGCGCTGCTCGCTCATGCCTCGACCCTAGCGACACCGGTCAGCGGAGGAGCGAAATCCACAACGCACAATCAAGGGGGCGCGAAATCCTCAGAGTGCCCAGCAAAGAGGGATTGTTTCTTGGCAGTTTGATCTCCGATTTCCCGAGAGCCGCCCGTCATCGCCAGAATGGAG encodes:
- a CDS encoding fumarylacetoacetate hydrolase family protein, giving the protein MRLARIATADGPRFATSVEGGWQPVADPFTAFAAGSPPAVLGAPVADAELLAPTAPAVIVGIGQPASPGGRIVAWLKSPRSVVASGVDVIARRDAGRVVVEGEVALVIGRDTAGLTVDNAAEYVLGVTAVNDVSSPDREDPKNFEVKGGRGYTPLGPWIETEFDLDRVDMSVRIDGVERVRTGSHELAASAAECLAYVTHWVELGPGDIVMTGAPRSAFAIEPEALVEIDVAGVPLRTRFR
- a CDS encoding carboxymuconolactone decarboxylase family protein, which codes for MSEQRVHLSKSAIEAYRALEAFSQTVGRIAADYGIDDRLKELVMLHCSQLNRCAYCLRIHTDRALAAGLTADEITQVSAWRDSGVFTDRERAALELAEAHTFIHREGISDEVYERVGGVLTEKEYVGVSWLSVSINAFNRITIAGRYPVPPRKPAA
- a CDS encoding Fe-S oxidoreductase → MRISFPAAPAPRHWREIADLRVERGRRLDARIPAWLLDSPVSAVGYGWGTTIGWLWGALWSRGRVERREGLVVFRGLPSWAFPRGGVCVGGCFLTGDRAVSTRLLQHEAVHKRQWRRYGFLMPLLYLLAGRDPLRNRFEIEAGLEAGGYVSG
- a CDS encoding MFS transporter; the encoded protein is MSTVTNPTSFQDDPEYAANLRRATLASSVGSALEYFDFALYGLMTALVFNRLFFNPDDPAIGLIGAFAVYGVGFVARPFGGFFFGTIGDRLGRKWVLVVTILLMGGASTAIGLLPTYDVVGAWAAVLLVVMRLLQGFGAGAEQAGATVLMAEYAPVRRRGFFSALPFIGIQAGTLLAAVVFSALSLMPEDAFLAWGWRLPFLSSFLLILIALFIRLRLRETPTFIELEKHEQVASHPFREIFSSGMPGVIAGIGLRMAENGGSYIFQNVSLAFVAGTFIANPVDRGIATWGVTLGSLIGIFSVPLTGAISDRVGRRPVYRFGAVFMLLFAFPAWWMLSLGNPVLTIAVIAIGLGVAVNSMLGPQCALLPEMFGNRHRYLGVAMAREISAVLAGGLAGVLGTWLLTLTDGNWVVMGLYLATLAAITTASTFLIPETRSRDLLRTEDALRLSTNEKDTGLVSVVVADGR
- a CDS encoding SIP domain-containing protein, coding for MESTEITPQHGDRVCRASRHTRVQHLITADEHSLVDLETLVATLPICSTGRIFIEVPDASWIGTVTAPARMVVTWLDRSRRSGAPGTGRACAPGQALSRAVTAWADEMMCVGDDATRVALLGGFLGTADIVEHLTGVLGTPAEAIHVPDAFAGLIR
- a CDS encoding IclR family transcriptional regulator encodes the protein MPATPDRDPAPAVTRALRVLTALAESGGAPMTLSELARAVGIAKSSAANLCSALEEGGMIERDARGYRLGRRTAELGGAFALQFNQVREFFAVCAASEVLRGEVVQIAMLDGAEALYLARHEGRAPHRLGTPLGSRIPAAQSATGRALLMGIDDREIADLLPAEAFAPVTEHSVTGLAELTAVLAVARDRGYAVDENSSFVGLTGVAVPLAPWNPSDPPLAMGAALPSRTASAERVAQVGEALLQAAALLTNPLAARA